The Deltaproteobacteria bacterium genome segment TTGCCAGTCGCCTGTTCGTGGGGCTCAGCCGCGAGTGGCTCGACACCGTTCCCTACAGGATCCTCGCGCTGAACGCCATCCGCCGACGGCTACCCGAAAGCGGACTTTCGGTAACCGTCGTGACCGGGCTTCCAGTCGGCGACATCACACAGCATGTCGCGACCGTCAAACGACGGCTCGAGGGGACGCACCGGCTCGAGATCCTGGCAGCGGGCCGGCCGTGGGAGGTGACGATCTCCGATGTGCGCGTGCTCCCGCAGCCACTCGGAACGGTCTTCTCGCAGGTGATGGATGACCATGGCAACCTCACCGACGCACGGCTCGTCGAAGCGAGGATCGGCGTCCTCGACATCGGCTTCCGCACGTCGGACTACTTCACGCTTCAGGGGTTCGAGGTGATTCCCGCGCAGTGCCTCACCCGCAACACCGGCATCGCCGAGCTCCTCCTCGATGTCAGCCGCGAGATCGGCAGCCGCTACGGCGTGGAGACCGATCCTCACGCTTTGAACGATGTCGTCCTCCGGAAGAAGCTTCCCGTCGGCTCGCGCACGATCGACATCACCAGCATCGTCGAGCCGCTGCTCGATCGACATGCCGAGGCGATCCTCGCGCACGGGAGGATGCTCTGGGGCGATGAGGCGCGCGGCCTTCATGTGCTCTGGATGACCGGCGGCGGCGCGCAGCTCCTCGATGCCCGACTCCAGCAGCTCGCCCCGCACGCTACGCTCGTGGCCAACGCCAGGATCCAGAACGCGGTGGGCTACTACCGTTTCGGTTGCCACCTCGCGAAGCAAGCCAGGAAGTAGCCCTCGGTGGATGGTCTGTGAGTTCTGTGAGTTCTCACAGACGGTCCACCGACCGCTCCTGACGCCCTGGGCTTCACCATGGCGGATGCGTACTACCGCAGCCTCTACTTCAGCCTCAACAGTCCCGAGGACCTCGAACTCCTGGGGCTGCTCTTCGCTCTGCCGCGCTGG includes the following:
- a CDS encoding ParM/StbA family protein produces the protein MDTSDECATGSTEFFAGQHGGQVMLLGIDIGFGFSKTITRLGADVFPSVVGDWTPAEFQIGSFDRTDHDAVGYEGRRYLVGERALKLASRLFVGLSREWLDTVPYRILALNAIRRRLPESGLSVTVVTGLPVGDITQHVATVKRRLEGTHRLEILAAGRPWEVTISDVRVLPQPLGTVFSQVMDDHGNLTDARLVEARIGVLDIGFRTSDYFTLQGFEVIPAQCLTRNTGIAELLLDVSREIGSRYGVETDPHALNDVVLRKKLPVGSRTIDITSIVEPLLDRHAEAILAHGRMLWGDEARGLHVLWMTGGGAQLLDARLQQLAPHATLVANARIQNAVGYYRFGCHLAKQARK